A portion of the Ricinus communis isolate WT05 ecotype wild-type chromosome 10, ASM1957865v1, whole genome shotgun sequence genome contains these proteins:
- the LOC8269397 gene encoding uncharacterized acetyltransferase At3g50280: protein MNPSRSYINPHLHFSLSHTHTHNITLISPKKLQLKMPSSSATTIVSKCTIYPDHPQEPSVKPLRLSVSDLPMLSCQYIQKGVLLSYPPYSFDDLITFLKRSLSTALSFFPALAGRLETDPHGHVNIVCNSAGIDFIHAKARHAFSNNILSPLHDVPDYVKGFFAFDKTLSYSGHSKPLIAVQVTELADSVFIGCTVNHAVTDGTSFWHFFNTFAEINKGAKKISKSPDFSRNNVFNSPAVLKFPAGGPKVTFSDDQPLRERIFHFTREAILKLKYRANHGNLVELLGKQINDSWKVVNNGESILKHNNNNNINNKTAEISSFQSLCAQLWKSVTRARNLSPLKTTTFRMAVNCRHRLEPRLDPYYFGNAIQSIPTVSPIGELLSRDLNWVADLLHQNVVAHDDTTVRKGIADWEREPRLFPLGNFDGASITMGSSPRFPMYDNDFGWGRPLAIRSGRANKFDGKISAFPGREGNGSVDLEVVLAPETMEGLLKDEEFMQYVSS from the coding sequence ATGAATCCTTCCCGCTCCTATATAAATCCCCACTTAcatttctctctctcacacACACATACTCATAATATTACTCTCATCTCTCCAAAGAAACTCCAATTAAAAATGCCTTCTTCTTCTGCTACGACTATCGTCTCAAAATGCACCATCTACCCAGACCACCCCCAAGAACCTTCCGTCAAACCCCTAAGACTCTCAGTTTCTGATCTCCCTATGCTCTCTTGCCAATACATCCAGAAGGGTGTTCTTCTCTCTTATCCACCATACTCCTTCGACGACCTCATCACATTCCTCAAGCGCTCTCTCTCCACTGCTCTCTCCTTCTTCCCTGCACTAGCTGGCCGACTGGAGACCGATCCGCATGGCCACGTCAACATAGTCTGCAACTCTGCTGGCATCGACTTTATTCATGCTAAAGCAAGACATGCCTTTTCTAATAACATTCTTTCCCCCCTCCACGACGTTCCTGATTACGTCAAGGGCTTCTTTGCTTTTGATAAAACCCTCAGTTACTCTGGCCATTCTAAGCCGTTGATTGCGGTACAGGTTACAGAGCTAGCTGACTCTGTTTTTATTGGGTGTACTGTGAATCACGCAGTTACTGACGGTACCTCCTTTTGGCATTTCTTTAATACTTTCGCTGAAATCAACAAAGGAGCCAAGAAAATCTCCAAATCTCCAGATTTTAGCCGCAACAATGTTTTTAACTCACCGGCTGTTCTTAAATTCCCCGCCGGTGGTCCGAAAGTCACCTTCTCCGATGACCAACCGTTGCGTGAAAGAATTTTTCACTTCACTAGAGAAGCCATACTTAAGCTGAAATACCGAGCTAATCATGGTAATTTAGTTGAGTTACTGGGCAAGCAAATTAATGACAGTTGGAAAGTCGTTAATAACGGGGAGAGTATCTTAAAacataacaataataacaacaTTAACAATAAAACGGCAGAGATTTCGTCGTTTCAATCATTGTGCGCACAGCTATGGAAGTCAGTTACACGTGCGAGGAATCTCTCGCCTCTGAAAACGACAACGTTTCGGATGGCTGTTAACTGCCGACACCGGCTGGAGCCGCGGCTCGACCCTTATTACTTCGGCAACGCGATTCAAAGCATCCCGACCGTTTCTCCGATAGGGGAGTTATTGTCCCGGGATCTGAACTGGGTGGCTGATTTGTTACACCAAAACGTCGTCGCACACGATGATACTACGGTGCGGAAGGGTATAGCGGACTGGGAAAGGGAGCCAAGGTTGTTTCCTCTAGGGAACTTCGATGGGGCATCAATCACGATGGGTAGCTCGCCCAGATTTCCCATGTATGATAACGATTTCGGGTGGGGTCGGCCTTTGGCGATAAGAAGTGGTAGGGCTAATAAGTTTGACGGGAAGATCTCAGCCTTCCCTGGAAGGGAAGGAAACGGGAGCGTTGATTTGGAGGTAGTTTTGGCACCTGAAACAATGGAGGGGCTTTTAAAGGATGAGGAGTTTATGCAGTATGTAAGTTCTTAA